From Butyricimonas paravirosa, one genomic window encodes:
- the rpoC gene encoding DNA-directed RNA polymerase subunit beta': MAFRKDNKVKNFTKIAIGLASPEEILERSSGAVLKPETINYRTYKPERDGLFCERIFGPVKDYECHCGKYKRIRYKGIVCDRCGVEVTEKKVRRERMGHIQLVVPVAHIWYFKSLPNKIGYLLGLPSKKLDTVIYYERYVVVNPGIMGDSGIKTMDFLTEEEYLDILDKLPTDNQYLDDDDPNKFIAKMGAEAISMLLERLNLDDLSYDLRNKANTETSQQRKNEALKRLQVVEAFRESKEINKPEWMIVKVLSVIPPELRPLVPLDGGRFATSDLNDLYRRVIIRNNRLKRLIEIKAPDVILRNEKRMLQEAVDSLFDNSRKSNAVKIENNRPLKSLSDSLKGKQGRFRQNLLGKRVDYSARSVIVVGPDLKMHECGLPKDMAAELYMPFIIRKLIERGIVKTVKSAKKIVDRRDPIVWDILENVLKGHPVLLNRAPTLHRLGIQAFQPKLIEGKAIRLHPLACTGFNADFDGDQMAVHLPLGNEAVLEAQILMLCSHNILNPANGAPITVPSQDMVLGLYYITKPRKGVKGEGLKFYSPEEVIIAFNERAVDLHAEIEVKIDNVDKDGQPIRHMIKTTVGRVILNQFTPKNYPYINTLITKKALRDIIGDVFKRCGVDVTAKFLDDIKDLGYRKAFEGGLSFNLGDVIVPENKQDLLQEGYDQVEEVMANYNMGFITNNERYNQIIDIWTHVNANLTATLMKQLAADDQGFNSIYMMLDSGARGSREQIRQLGGMRGLMAKPQKSGATGGQIIENPILANFKEGLSVLEYFISTHGARKGLADTALKTADAGYLTRRLVDVANDITITEEDCGTLRGITISAIKNNEEIVSSLSERILGRVSVHDIYHPNTGELIVASGDEITEVVADIIENSPIERVEVRSVLTCEAKKGVCAKCYGRNLATSRMVEKGEAVGVIAAQSIGEPGTQLTLRTFHVGGTAGNISSENSLKAKYDGYVEYEELRSVEYTQDNGTTCDVVVGRLTELRILDKNTNIILISHAIPYGAKLFVKDGQEISKGELLCEWDPFNALIITEFSGTVGLENLIEGETYKEESDETTGFREMIIIEFRDKMKAPALCINDAEGNTVKSYNLPVGAHIVVKEGAEVVAGSTIAKIPRAVGKAGDITGGLPRVTELFEARNPSNPAVVSEIDGEVTYGKIKRGNREIIVTSKAGEVKKYLVSLSKQILVQENDYVRAGTPLSDGAITPTDILNIEGPIKVQEYIVNEVQDVYRMQGVKINDKHFEIIVHQMMRKVLIQDAGDTRFLENQVVDKSEFMEENDAIYGKKVVLEAGDSDRVKPGQIISVRMLRDINSQLKRRDLKVVEARDAVPATSAQVLQGITRAALQTASFISAASFQETTKVLNEAAIYGKVDPLEGLKENVICGHLIPVGTGMKEFRSLIVGSKADLERMEK, translated from the coding sequence ATGGCCTTCAGAAAAGACAATAAAGTAAAAAATTTTACTAAAATCGCTATTGGATTGGCTTCCCCGGAAGAAATTCTGGAACGGTCCAGTGGTGCTGTATTAAAACCGGAGACGATTAACTATCGTACTTACAAACCCGAACGCGACGGTTTGTTCTGCGAACGTATCTTCGGTCCGGTGAAGGATTATGAATGTCATTGCGGTAAATATAAACGTATTCGTTACAAGGGTATCGTTTGTGACCGTTGTGGTGTTGAGGTTACGGAGAAGAAGGTTAGACGTGAGCGTATGGGACATATCCAGTTGGTGGTTCCGGTGGCTCATATCTGGTATTTCAAGTCGTTACCAAATAAAATCGGTTACTTGTTAGGGTTACCTTCCAAGAAACTGGATACCGTTATTTACTATGAGAGATACGTGGTTGTAAACCCGGGTATCATGGGGGATTCCGGTATCAAAACGATGGATTTCCTGACGGAAGAAGAGTATTTGGATATTCTGGATAAGCTTCCGACGGATAATCAATATCTGGATGATGATGATCCAAACAAGTTTATTGCCAAGATGGGAGCGGAAGCTATTTCCATGTTGTTGGAACGTTTGAATTTGGATGATCTTTCATACGATTTAAGAAATAAAGCAAACACGGAGACTTCTCAACAGAGAAAGAACGAGGCGTTGAAACGTCTCCAAGTCGTAGAGGCTTTCCGTGAAAGTAAAGAAATTAATAAGCCGGAATGGATGATCGTGAAGGTGTTGTCTGTGATACCGCCTGAATTGCGTCCGTTGGTTCCGTTGGACGGAGGTCGTTTTGCTACTTCCGATTTGAACGATTTGTACAGACGGGTGATTATCCGTAATAATCGTTTGAAGAGATTGATCGAAATCAAGGCTCCGGATGTAATCTTGCGTAATGAAAAACGTATGTTACAGGAGGCCGTAGATTCATTATTCGATAACTCTCGTAAATCCAACGCGGTTAAGATTGAAAATAACAGACCGTTAAAGTCTCTTTCCGACAGTTTGAAAGGTAAACAAGGGCGTTTCCGTCAGAACTTGTTAGGTAAGCGTGTTGACTACTCTGCACGTTCGGTAATCGTTGTAGGTCCGGACTTGAAGATGCACGAGTGTGGTCTTCCGAAAGATATGGCGGCTGAATTGTATATGCCGTTTATTATCCGTAAGCTAATCGAGCGTGGTATCGTGAAGACGGTGAAGAGTGCCAAGAAGATCGTGGATCGTCGTGATCCGATCGTTTGGGATATTCTTGAAAACGTGTTGAAAGGTCACCCGGTATTGTTAAACCGTGCCCCGACCCTGCACCGTTTGGGTATTCAGGCATTCCAACCGAAATTGATCGAGGGTAAGGCAATCCGTTTGCACCCGTTGGCTTGTACCGGATTCAACGCCGACTTCGACGGTGACCAGATGGCCGTACACTTACCATTAGGTAATGAGGCCGTGCTGGAAGCTCAGATTTTAATGTTGTGTTCTCATAACATTTTGAACCCGGCTAACGGTGCGCCTATCACTGTGCCTTCTCAGGATATGGTACTCGGTTTGTACTATATCACGAAACCGAGAAAGGGCGTGAAGGGTGAAGGATTGAAGTTCTATTCTCCAGAGGAAGTGATTATCGCTTTCAACGAGAGAGCCGTAGACTTGCATGCTGAAATCGAGGTGAAGATTGATAACGTGGACAAGGACGGTCAACCGATCAGGCATATGATCAAAACAACGGTTGGTCGTGTGATTTTGAACCAGTTCACCCCGAAAAATTATCCTTATATCAATACGTTGATTACGAAAAAAGCGTTGCGTGACATTATCGGTGACGTGTTCAAACGTTGCGGTGTGGACGTGACGGCTAAATTCTTGGATGATATTAAGGATTTGGGTTATCGTAAGGCATTTGAGGGAGGTTTGTCTTTCAACTTGGGAGACGTTATCGTTCCAGAGAACAAACAAGATTTGTTACAAGAAGGATATGACCAAGTTGAAGAGGTAATGGCGAACTATAACATGGGATTCATTACCAATAATGAAAGATATAACCAGATTATTGATATTTGGACACACGTGAATGCGAACCTGACCGCCACGTTGATGAAACAATTGGCAGCGGACGACCAAGGATTCAATTCTATCTACATGATGTTGGATTCCGGAGCCCGTGGATCTCGTGAGCAGATTCGTCAGTTGGGAGGTATGCGTGGATTGATGGCAAAACCGCAGAAATCAGGTGCTACCGGGGGACAGATTATCGAGAACCCGATCTTGGCGAACTTTAAAGAGGGACTTTCGGTGTTGGAGTACTTTATTTCAACCCACGGAGCCCGTAAAGGTTTGGCCGATACTGCGTTGAAGACTGCAGATGCCGGATATTTGACTCGTCGTTTGGTTGACGTGGCGAACGATATCACGATTACCGAGGAAGATTGCGGTACGTTGAGAGGTATTACCATTTCGGCTATCAAGAATAACGAGGAGATCGTGTCTTCTTTGTCAGAGAGAATTTTAGGACGTGTTTCCGTGCATGATATTTATCATCCGAATACGGGTGAATTGATCGTAGCTTCAGGAGATGAGATCACGGAGGTAGTTGCCGATATTATCGAGAACTCCCCGATCGAGCGTGTTGAAGTTCGTTCTGTATTGACTTGCGAGGCGAAGAAGGGCGTTTGTGCTAAATGTTACGGGCGTAACTTGGCTACCAGCCGCATGGTTGAGAAAGGTGAGGCTGTCGGGGTTATCGCTGCACAGTCTATCGGTGAGCCGGGTACTCAGTTGACATTGAGAACCTTCCACGTGGGAGGTACTGCGGGAAATATTTCCAGCGAAAACTCTTTGAAAGCGAAGTATGATGGTTACGTTGAGTATGAAGAATTACGTTCTGTTGAGTACACGCAAGATAACGGAACGACCTGTGACGTGGTTGTAGGACGTTTGACGGAGTTGCGTATATTGGATAAGAACACGAATATTATATTGATTTCTCATGCTATCCCTTACGGTGCTAAGTTGTTCGTGAAGGATGGACAGGAGATCAGCAAGGGTGAATTGCTTTGCGAATGGGACCCGTTCAATGCTTTGATCATTACCGAATTCTCCGGTACGGTTGGGTTGGAAAACTTGATCGAGGGTGAAACCTATAAGGAAGAATCCGATGAAACCACTGGATTTAGGGAGATGATCATCATCGAGTTCCGTGACAAGATGAAAGCGCCTGCTTTGTGTATCAATGATGCGGAAGGAAACACGGTGAAGAGTTACAACTTGCCGGTAGGCGCCCACATTGTCGTGAAGGAAGGAGCTGAGGTTGTTGCCGGTAGTACCATTGCCAAGATTCCGAGAGCTGTTGGTAAAGCAGGCGATATCACGGGAGGTCTTCCGCGTGTTACCGAGTTGTTCGAGGCTCGTAACCCGTCGAATCCGGCCGTTGTATCGGAAATTGACGGTGAGGTAACTTACGGTAAGATCAAACGCGGTAATCGTGAAATTATCGTGACATCAAAAGCCGGAGAGGTGAAGAAATATCTGGTTTCTTTATCAAAACAGATTTTGGTGCAGGAGAACGATTATGTACGTGCTGGAACCCCGCTATCTGACGGTGCAATTACCCCGACTGATATTTTGAATATCGAGGGACCGATTAAGGTTCAGGAGTATATCGTGAACGAGGTACAGGATGTATACCGGATGCAGGGTGTGAAGATCAACGATAAACATTTCGAGATCATTGTACACCAGATGATGCGTAAGGTATTGATCCAAGATGCCGGAGATACGAGATTCTTAGAGAATCAAGTGGTGGATAAGAGTGAGTTCATGGAAGAAAACGATGCAATTTACGGTAAGAAGGTCGTACTGGAAGCCGGGGATTCGGATCGGGTGAAACCGGGACAGATTATCTCTGTACGTATGTTGAGAGATATTAACTCACAATTGAAACGTAGAGACTTGAAAGTGGTAGAGGCTAGAGATGCTGTACCCGCAACTTCAGCTCAGGTATTACAGGGTATTACCCGTGCTGCATTGCAGACGGCAAGTTTTATTTCTGCCGCATCATTCCAGGAAACCACGAAAGTATTGAATGAAGCTGCAATTTATGGTAAAGTCGATCCATTGGAAGGCTTGAAAGAAAACGTGATTTGCGGTCACTTGATACCGGTGGGAACAGGTATGAAAGAATTTAGAAGTCTGATTGTAGGTTCTAAGGCGGACCTCGAAAGGATGGAAAAATAA
- a CDS encoding DUF3467 domain-containing protein: MEEKKQQFDIELNRDVAQGTYSNLSIISHSSSEFIIDFIRIMPGMPKAEVKSRIILTPEHAKRLLLALQDNVRRFEIDFGKINLPEGGPMAPMFPVDLEPQGQA; this comes from the coding sequence ATGGAAGAGAAAAAACAACAATTTGATATTGAATTAAATCGAGATGTCGCACAAGGAACTTATTCGAATCTGTCAATTATTTCTCATTCTTCCTCCGAGTTTATTATTGACTTTATCCGTATTATGCCGGGGATGCCCAAGGCTGAAGTGAAAAGCCGTATTATTTTGACCCCGGAACACGCGAAACGTTTGTTACTGGCATTACAAGATAATGTTCGGAGATTCGAGATTGATTTCGGGAAAATCAATTTACCGGAAGGCGGCCCTATGGCTCCCATGTTCCCGGTGGATTTGGAACCGCAGGGACAAGCTTGA
- the corA gene encoding magnesium/cobalt transporter CorA: MARFLKDRTKSQGAAPGSLIFIGKQKMTKNSIQVIQYTSEGIKEFFPETMENIVNVVSNDHMTWINISGLQNTKLIADMGKAFDISSLFLEDILNTDQRPRFSEESDHLYIIAKSFYFGKDDGIVHMEQLSFIVGSHYLITIQETDANYFKDVKKRLYDGKTRIRSFGTDYLCYALLDTLVDSYIINLEILGAAIEERGKTILEADVKVVEDLYHYKTELSYIRKNVRPFKEVTTRFINCDSPLINQNTYTYLHDLDDLVVQAQEAIEIYYSMVSDQINLYQTNIGNRQNDVMKVLTIFSTIFIPLTFIAGIYGMNFEYIPELKHHYAYFILWGIMVVITITMLLYFKRKKWL, from the coding sequence ATGGCCCGTTTCCTCAAAGACCGCACGAAATCACAAGGAGCCGCACCCGGCTCCCTGATCTTCATCGGCAAACAAAAAATGACGAAAAACTCCATTCAGGTGATTCAATACACTTCAGAAGGAATTAAAGAGTTCTTTCCCGAAACCATGGAAAACATTGTAAATGTAGTATCCAACGACCACATGACCTGGATCAACATTTCCGGTCTGCAAAACACGAAACTAATTGCAGACATGGGAAAGGCTTTCGATATATCTTCCTTGTTTCTGGAAGACATTCTAAACACGGATCAACGCCCCCGGTTCAGTGAAGAATCCGACCATTTATATATTATTGCCAAATCCTTCTATTTCGGTAAAGACGACGGGATTGTTCACATGGAACAACTCTCTTTTATTGTCGGTTCCCATTACCTGATCACCATTCAGGAGACAGATGCCAATTATTTCAAGGATGTAAAAAAACGCCTATACGACGGGAAAACCCGCATTCGCTCTTTCGGAACGGATTATCTCTGTTATGCACTACTGGATACGCTGGTAGATAGCTACATCATTAACCTGGAAATACTAGGAGCTGCCATAGAAGAACGCGGTAAAACAATTTTAGAGGCGGACGTTAAAGTCGTAGAAGACCTTTACCACTATAAAACAGAACTTTCATACATCCGAAAAAATGTACGCCCGTTCAAAGAAGTCACAACTCGTTTCATAAATTGTGATTCACCCTTGATAAACCAAAACACGTACACTTATTTACATGATTTGGACGATCTGGTTGTACAAGCCCAAGAAGCCATCGAGATATACTATTCCATGGTCTCCGATCAAATAAATCTCTATCAAACTAATATTGGAAACCGACAAAATGATGTTATGAAAGTGTTGACAATCTTTTCAACCATTTTCATCCCACTTACTTTCATCGCCGGTATCTACGGAATGAACTTCGAATATATCCCAGAACTAAAACACCACTACGCCTATTTTATCCTCTGGGGCATCATGGTGGTCATCACCATCACCATGCTCCTCTACTTCAAAAGAAAAAAATGGCTCTAA
- a CDS encoding mechanosensitive ion channel family protein: MKNHLILLCLLLVLISCGKKSSITDFIDNPDDSRNPYTISSTHVGTIARGTNIHQLYSIFPAKQIKLTKNKGGFFNQEFDDYNVYDANGKLLFTATPEVAGDTSSFINRIIIRDTSFKTPEGIGLNSNLGQIRDAYHNIDYLPASGEIVVSVPKVSTSFLINKATLDDSWWDNNTNQIIAKNIPDSAKIDGVVVFWNTKESQQIPAVFTATFWNEMLTKLITWCVIQLPSIVILIILFVSLLRALRFTTRKMKKLAINKAYKAENIDNNEAEKRINTLTGIIYGIGRIFLWVIFLLILLGKFNINIAPILASAGIVGLAVGFGAQELVRDFISGFFILLEDQLRTGDWAVINGTEGLVEKIELRTVTLRDSSGTVHIFQNGKIDTLSNMTKEWSAIVLQIGIGYKEDTDNAVMLMQQVGDEMFNDPVYKEMMLEPVAISGVNDFADSAVVIRLVIKTKPMQQWAVGREYRRRLKKVFDAKNVEFPFPYRTLTWGDSSNPIKLKIEPADSDSK, encoded by the coding sequence ATGAAAAACCATTTGATTCTACTCTGCCTGCTACTTGTACTGATAAGTTGTGGAAAGAAATCATCTATCACCGATTTCATTGATAATCCGGATGATTCACGAAATCCTTACACCATCAGTTCTACCCATGTAGGAACAATTGCAAGAGGTACGAACATCCATCAGCTCTACTCTATATTCCCAGCGAAACAAATCAAACTCACCAAAAACAAAGGTGGGTTCTTCAATCAGGAATTTGATGACTATAATGTGTATGATGCAAACGGGAAACTATTATTCACAGCGACTCCGGAAGTTGCCGGAGATACCAGTTCATTCATTAATCGCATCATCATCCGGGACACGTCATTCAAAACACCGGAAGGAATCGGCCTAAACTCCAACCTGGGACAAATACGGGATGCTTATCACAACATCGACTATCTTCCCGCCTCGGGAGAGATTGTTGTTTCCGTTCCGAAAGTCAGCACCAGTTTCTTAATCAACAAAGCAACTTTGGATGATTCATGGTGGGACAACAACACGAACCAAATCATAGCAAAGAACATCCCGGACAGTGCAAAGATCGACGGGGTTGTCGTATTTTGGAACACGAAAGAATCTCAGCAGATTCCAGCCGTCTTCACGGCAACATTCTGGAATGAAATGCTGACAAAACTAATTACTTGGTGTGTTATTCAACTTCCATCAATCGTGATTCTTATTATTTTATTCGTTTCATTACTCCGAGCCTTACGATTCACAACCCGAAAAATGAAAAAGCTCGCTATCAACAAAGCCTACAAAGCTGAAAATATTGACAACAACGAGGCAGAAAAACGAATTAACACACTCACAGGAATCATATATGGCATCGGAAGAATCTTCCTATGGGTAATCTTTTTGCTAATCCTACTCGGGAAATTCAATATCAACATAGCCCCTATTCTGGCCAGTGCCGGAATTGTCGGGTTAGCCGTCGGTTTCGGAGCCCAGGAATTAGTCAGGGATTTCATATCCGGTTTCTTTATTCTACTGGAAGATCAGCTACGCACCGGAGACTGGGCGGTAATTAACGGAACGGAAGGATTGGTTGAAAAAATAGAATTAAGAACCGTTACTCTACGAGATAGTTCAGGCACCGTACACATTTTCCAAAACGGGAAAATAGACACGCTCTCCAATATGACCAAAGAATGGTCTGCCATTGTCCTGCAAATCGGGATCGGTTACAAGGAAGACACGGATAATGCCGTCATGCTCATGCAACAAGTCGGAGACGAAATGTTCAATGACCCTGTTTACAAAGAAATGATGCTCGAACCCGTGGCCATCAGCGGGGTAAACGACTTTGCCGATAGTGCCGTGGTCATTCGCCTTGTTATCAAGACAAAACCCATGCAACAATGGGCCGTTGGCCGGGAATATCGCCGTCGTCTGAAAAAAGTATTCGACGCTAAAAACGTGGAATTCCCCTTCCCGTACCGTACACTAACCTGGGGTGACAGTTCTAACCCTATAAAACTGAAAATAGAACCGGCAGACTCGGACTCGAAATAA
- a CDS encoding 2-oxoacid:acceptor oxidoreductase subunit alpha has protein sequence MSEKTEVIDKKDIVIRFSGDSGDGMQLTGQQFSDAAALFGNGVSTFPDYPAEIRAPQGTVGGVSGFQVHIGNDPIKTPGDFADVLVAMNPAALKANLRWAKKGATIIVNLDAFTDKNIEKAGYKENPLEDVVLQDYNVVPVKITTLTEEALKDSGLDQKSIVKCKNMFALGMIYWMFDRTVDHTRDFINQKFAKKPEIASANVKVLESGFNYASNVHALAVHFNVAPAQIEKGRYRTITGNKATAWGFLAAAEKANLPLFCGSYPITPATDILQELALRRDLGVKTYQAEDEIAGICTSIGASYVGNLAITTTSGPGLALKSEAAGLAVMAELPLVIVDVQRGGPSTGLPTKTEQSDLLQALYGRNGESPMPVVAASTPGNCFDYAFWAAKIAVEHMTPVVLLTDGFLGNGAQPWKIPSLKDYPSITPRVAKEGDDYKPYARDPETLARMWALPGTKGLEHRIGGLEKVNVTGEISYVPENHQIMTDLRDAKVAKIADSIPQQEIFGNQDGGDVLVVGWGGTYGHLYSVVRELREEGKDVSLAHFNFINPLPKNTDEVLGKFKKIIVCELNLGQFAQYLRAKFPHYTYYQYNKVAGLPFTVVELKEKITELLGK, from the coding sequence ATGAGTGAAAAGACAGAAGTTATCGACAAAAAAGACATTGTGATTCGTTTCTCGGGAGATTCGGGAGATGGAATGCAATTGACCGGCCAGCAATTCTCGGATGCTGCTGCTTTATTTGGAAACGGTGTATCAACGTTTCCGGATTATCCTGCTGAAATACGCGCCCCGCAAGGTACGGTTGGTGGTGTTTCCGGGTTCCAAGTACATATTGGGAATGATCCCATTAAAACTCCGGGTGATTTTGCAGACGTGCTCGTGGCGATGAATCCTGCCGCTTTAAAGGCTAACTTGCGTTGGGCAAAAAAAGGTGCAACGATTATCGTGAACTTGGATGCATTTACAGACAAGAACATTGAAAAAGCCGGGTATAAAGAAAACCCGCTGGAAGATGTAGTCTTGCAAGATTATAACGTGGTCCCCGTGAAGATCACGACTTTAACGGAAGAGGCTTTGAAAGACAGTGGTCTGGATCAGAAGTCTATCGTTAAATGTAAAAATATGTTCGCTCTTGGTATGATTTACTGGATGTTCGACCGTACGGTGGATCACACGAGAGATTTTATTAACCAGAAGTTTGCCAAGAAACCGGAGATTGCAAGTGCTAACGTGAAAGTGTTGGAAAGTGGTTTTAACTATGCTTCTAACGTTCATGCTTTGGCTGTACACTTCAACGTGGCTCCCGCTCAGATCGAGAAAGGACGTTACCGGACGATTACCGGTAATAAGGCTACGGCATGGGGATTCCTAGCTGCTGCTGAAAAAGCGAATTTACCTTTGTTCTGCGGTTCTTATCCTATCACTCCGGCAACTGATATTTTACAAGAGTTGGCGTTGAGACGTGATTTAGGCGTGAAGACCTATCAGGCAGAGGACGAGATTGCCGGAATTTGTACTTCTATCGGTGCAAGTTACGTGGGTAATCTGGCCATCACGACAACTTCAGGTCCCGGTTTGGCCTTGAAGAGCGAGGCTGCCGGTTTAGCCGTAATGGCGGAGTTACCATTGGTAATTGTTGACGTACAACGTGGTGGTCCTTCAACCGGTCTTCCCACGAAAACGGAACAATCCGACTTGTTGCAGGCTCTTTACGGACGTAATGGTGAAAGCCCTATGCCTGTTGTAGCTGCAAGTACCCCGGGTAACTGTTTCGACTATGCTTTCTGGGCTGCTAAAATAGCTGTAGAACACATGACTCCGGTTGTCCTGTTGACAGACGGGTTCTTGGGTAATGGCGCTCAACCGTGGAAGATTCCTTCATTGAAAGATTATCCTTCTATTACCCCGAGAGTGGCTAAAGAAGGTGATGATTATAAACCGTATGCACGTGATCCGGAGACTTTGGCCAGAATGTGGGCTTTACCGGGAACGAAAGGTTTGGAACACCGTATCGGTGGTTTGGAGAAGGTAAATGTAACGGGAGAGATTAGTTACGTGCCGGAAAACCATCAAATTATGACGGATTTACGTGATGCTAAGGTGGCTAAGATCGCTGACAGTATTCCTCAACAGGAGATTTTCGGAAATCAAGATGGTGGAGATGTTCTTGTTGTTGGATGGGGTGGTACTTACGGTCACTTGTACTCGGTCGTTCGTGAATTGAGAGAAGAAGGTAAAGACGTGAGCTTGGCTCATTTCAACTTTATCAACCCGCTTCCGAAGAACACGGATGAGGTTCTTGGTAAATTCAAGAAGATTATCGTTTGCGAGTTGAACTTGGGACAGTTTGCTCAGTATTTGAGAGCTAAATTCCCGCATTACACGTATTATCAATATAACAAAGTGGCCGGATTACCTTTCACGGTAGTTGAGCTGAAAGAAAAAATAACCGAATTATTAGGAAAATAA